The Lutibacter profundi region AAACGATGTTGAAAAAGGTTATTTGTATAATTTTTTTGAAGATTATACAGGCAATTTTATAGCAGAACAATTTAACTATCCTAGTGCTATTATAACTCCAGAAAACAATAACGATTATTATACAGATGGCGGTAATTTTTTAACAGATGGACACGGAACATTTAATATCGCTGCAACAGATATCACAGAAGATTTACCAACTAGTTTAAAGTTGAAATATGATTACTTTTATCAATATTTTGGCATACAGAAAACGTTAAATGTACTTGTTCCTTTTGTTCATGTAGATTATTTTTTAAAACTAATTAACGAAGAAACTGCTATTATATCTTATATCCCTAATAATAATTATGACATATCAATAGATGAATATTATGATCATCAATATTATATAGACCAAGCAGCCATTTCAATATCTCAATATTTAAAATCTGCTTTTGGTAGAGAACTGAAACTCATCCCTATCCAAAATGCACCAACAACCTATGATAAAAAAACAGAAACTGTTTTACACACTTCAAAAGCGACTTATACAAACTCTTTAATTTTAAACAAAACTGTTTTAGTACCTCAATATAGTATAGAACCTTTTGATTCGTTAGCAATAAATACATATAAAAAAGTGATGCCTGGCTATAAAATAGTTGGTGTAAATTGTAGACTGTACGGACAATTTTCGGGTGCAATACATTGTTTAACACATGAAATTTATGCAAACAATCCTATTTATATAAAACACAAATGGTATCAAGACATTGTAAAAAATAATTTAAACGGATTTCCAATTAGTATTGTCTCAAAATCACCAAGCGGCATAAAAAAAGCAATCTTATTTTGGAAAACTAGTCAAACTATGCCGTATAAATCTCTTCAAATGAAAAATGTTAAAAATGATATTTTTGAAGCTATTATTCCTACTGCAAATAGTGGCATAACTATTAGTTACTATATACAAGTTCAAAATAATAACGGTAAAACAATTCAAAAACCAATGGTTGCTCCAAAATATTCCTATAGGTTTACTGTTGAATAATGCATGTTTTTGGTTACAGAAAATATTTTTAGATAAACAAGGGTAACAAAAATACTACATTATGTATATAAGGTTGAATATTGATTTTAAAAACAATTAGAAATGAAAACAATTTTACTTATTATTTTAACAACAGTTTTATTTGTTAGTTGCGATAATGATAACGACCCAACAAACAATGTGTGTGATGACAACTACGTAAACACATTAATAACAGATGCTTTTTCTGCAACAAATGGCTATGATGACTTACCAGAATTTATGGATTTAAAAACACACCAATACCGAATAAAAATAAATGCAGATGGTGAAATTTGTAGTGTTGGTTATCAAAACCCAAGCACTTGGACGGGTAATTATATTATTGAAATAATTAATGAAACTACAAATGCATCCTACTCTGGTACACATTCTTTTTCACAAGCACAACTAGATTACCAAAGCATTACTCCTGTTGCTGTAAGTTCAGGAGATATAATTAAAGTGATGCGAACAATAGCTAACAGCACCTCACTTAACGAAACAGTTGGTAGAATATTAAGAAAATCAGATTTTACAAACGTTCCATATCCAATAACACAAGGAAATGTTGAATTTTTAAGTTCTGATTTTTATGGATCAGGAGGACCTGTGCCAAATTTTGGGCAGCCGTATATTCCTTTAGGATTTAAAGTGAATTAAATAAGCTACATAGAGATTAAAAATAAATAATAATATTCCATCCTTTTAAAAATAAGTCATATTATTCGTCCCCACTTTTTTTAGTTCAATGAAATTTCATTTTTAGAAAGCTTCCTTTTTACTTAAATTCATGTAATTTAGCAGTCCTAAAAAAATAAATTTGAATTTCGAAATTACTTTCAATACAAAATGGTCAGATTTTGACCCAAACAGGCATATGCGTCACACGGCTTACAATGATTATGCTGCTGAAGTTAGAGTGCGTTTTTTTCAAGCGCATGGCCTTTCAATAACAGAGTTTGCAAAATTAAATATTGGCCCTATTTTATTTAAAGAAGAAACCTCTTTTTTTAAAGAAATTCACATCGGCGAAAATATTACTGTTAAAATGGAATTAGAAGGTGTTTCTAATGGTATTGAACGTTGGCGTTTTAACCATCAAATATTCAACGAAAAAGGAGAACTCTCTGCGGAAATAAAGGTGTATGGAGCTTGGATAGATTTAGTAAAACGCAAACTAACTGCTCCTCCTCAAAAATTTGTTACAATTTTTGAGAACTTACCTAAGACAAGCAATTTTAAAAAAATTGAATTAAGAAAAAAGAACCTTTAATTATTTAAAATAAGTTCCCACTCTCCTGGTGTATTAATTATAAATGCGAAAATAACATCAAATGTCATTGTTTTTAACTTATTTGAAGTAGTGTAATTTAATTTACACTCAAATGGGTACGTAATATTTTCATAGCCAACATAATTAGGTGTTTCTATTCTATTGCCATTCGTACTGTCTAATCTAATATTTGAAATACTTGTATTATAACTCCCATTTTGCATAAACTTAATTTTTACTTTATTCGTTACAAAACTATCACTTTCCTGTACCTTTCTAAAAGTATAACGATCTACACCTCTATTCCATTTCACACTATAATCTGGTATTTTAGCCTTACCAATATATCTGTCATTTTTCCAAATACCAATTCTAATTGAATCACTACCATTTACCTTAAATACTAATTTTCCCTTTCCATTCATTAATCCATTTTTAAATTGTCCTTCATAATAATTTCCAGAAGCAAATGTTAATACACCCTTACCATTGGGAAGTCCTTTTTTAAAAGAGCCCTTGTATGTATTAATTCCTTTAGCAACACCTTTACCATGAGCTAAACCTTTTTTACATTTACCTAAATATTGTTCTTGAATTCCCTTTTTTAAGACTTTACAATCTGATTTTTTTTGAGCAAATAATATAAAAATACCACCAAAAAAGATAAAAATTAATAATGCAATTTTATTTTTCATACTTTTCATGTTTAATTCTACTTTAAAAGTAGAAAATAAAACCTAATTATTTTACGAACACCTAACTA contains the following coding sequences:
- a CDS encoding agmatine deiminase family protein; the encoded protein is MKLKLSITLLILFTSWVCYGQISNPRHPAEWEEISSVIMEFRYFKKPNESWDKALDPFIKTAKACIEEKINFYIIKPTENSKYSHQMDLDSIFKNKNISSPFVHIISKDTISGSYPWTRDHGMNFVYKNDVEKGYLYNFFEDYTGNFIAEQFNYPSAIITPENNNDYYTDGGNFLTDGHGTFNIAATDITEDLPTSLKLKYDYFYQYFGIQKTLNVLVPFVHVDYFLKLINEETAIISYIPNNNYDISIDEYYDHQYYIDQAAISISQYLKSAFGRELKLIPIQNAPTTYDKKTETVLHTSKATYTNSLILNKTVLVPQYSIEPFDSLAINTYKKVMPGYKIVGVNCRLYGQFSGAIHCLTHEIYANNPIYIKHKWYQDIVKNNLNGFPISIVSKSPSGIKKAILFWKTSQTMPYKSLQMKNVKNDIFEAIIPTANSGITISYYIQVQNNNGKTIQKPMVAPKYSYRFTVE
- a CDS encoding acyl-CoA thioesterase produces the protein MNFEITFNTKWSDFDPNRHMRHTAYNDYAAEVRVRFFQAHGLSITEFAKLNIGPILFKEETSFFKEIHIGENITVKMELEGVSNGIERWRFNHQIFNEKGELSAEIKVYGAWIDLVKRKLTAPPQKFVTIFENLPKTSNFKKIELRKKNL